The nucleotide window TTATActtttttgaagttttgaaattatgaaaattattttaagaaaaaaaaattgatgcgaGGCAATTTGAGACATCATATATCCACCATTTATCGCCCAATATAATATGGTTTAGGTGGTATTAATATTCtttttataaattaaatgtctctttttattttcttaattttattattttttataacaaGTTAGTAACACTCACCTAGTCAGTATTTGGGCTAAGGTCCACAATGGTATCTTACCAAAGTCACACTAATCTCCCGTTGAAGGCGGACGAACCCAAAGGCCTCTCAAGCCTGCTGATTACAAACTAATGGAAGTTGGAATTCGAACACTAAACATGAGAGCCTCATACTAGATTGCTCGACCAACCTTAACACACCAAGTGGTTAATGAGATGTcaccctttattaaaaaaaaaaaaaacctaacatTGATTTATcgaaataaatagataaaatccgattccaagtcGCATAAAAACATTATATTATACAATGGCAAGTCCAACTAGACAAAAAACTAAACATTGGTCGGTGCAGATTTGGGGCAGTCAGCTTACAACTCGGAACCTAAATCTCATCTCGTTCCCAATTGACTCcttctgtctctctctcctcgCTTTCTGACTTCTCTTGGCTCCGGCACTCCAACGCAAATCATGACTCATATCCTTTCTCAATgtcttttgatttgattcattatctgcttcacaatttctGTTTGATCTCATAACTCTGCTGTTTTTCAGTACTTCAAATTCTGTTCAATTATGGTGTTTGATTCACAATCAGGGTTCAAAGTCATGGTCTTTTTCCATGTGTTTTCTTTAATCTGAGATTTGATCACGCGGTAACCAGAGAGAGAAGGATCGGGAGAGAGCTCAGGCTCGGGGCGGCAAGGGTAGCAAGAACAAAGACGATGGCTTGACCCCAGAACAGCGCCGAGAGAGGTCCAAGTttattgctttttcttttttcctttttgggtttttgttttaattatagTGTTAAGAAAACCCAGTTTGTAaatctttgttttgtgtttttaaatttttttttttgatggcaGGGATGCCAAAGCACTCCAAGAAAAGCTGGCCAAGAAGGCTGATAAGGGTGCAGGGGCTGCCGGAGCTAACTCCTCCTCTGGAGGTAAAAGCAAATAATACCAAATAAAAGAGTTGCCTCATTTGGGACGCTTGGTTTTTGGCTTGGTTTGTGGTTCTTGTGATTTCcatgctctgtttttttttttgttttttttattggtaatgGTGTGTGATTATTTGTTCAACTAGTGATGTCTGAATAATACCTGTTTCCTAATTATTGATGTTCGTATAACATAAAAGCCTTTGTGGGTTTGTGTACTTCGATTCAAAATAATCAAATTTACCTGATGTTATAAAGATTGAGGATGCCTATATGAAATTAGATGTTTATTGAGGTGTCTCTAGAACTTAAGATGAAGATTTTGAAGTTTAGATAGATCAATGGCTGATATAGTGATCTCAGCTTGATATGTAAGCTCAACAAGCTCATTCTGATTAGTCCTTCATTGACCACGCCATTATGGAGATGGTTTTTGGCTTATTTTTGATGTGTCTGCTCAACGTCTGATACAGTTATTGCGTTATGGTGATTCATGTATTGTTGGAGCATAGACCCTTGTCCTTAGCTCAATGGTTGATTGACCATAGGCTAACCATTTTAATTTCTCtcgttctttttattttctttatgtaGCTTCAGATATTATCTTCTAAATGTTTTGAGTTGGATTAGTATTCTTCTGAAAGAGTAGGAAGACTGAACATATGATCAAAAGAAGGATAGAAAGTAATCATCTTTTAGTGTCAGATGTTTGTCCATGTGGTATGTCTGTTCTGAATGACTAATGAATAGAGCAACGAGCTCTATAGTGGTTAGTAAGGCCTTCAATCGGTTAGCTGTAGGAGCATTTGTAGATGCACATTTGACCACAGACAACCTTGTAATTTTGCACATCCAAAACATGCCATGTTATGCTGACAGTCTGATGCATATCATGTGCTATGAAAACTAGTATGTGGAGTAGGATGTGATTGACATGAACCGGAGATTAATCATGTATGTTGTGAGAATGTATGTCTTAATCTTATGAAGCAAGAGAAAGTTGGAGATTCTATTTGGAAACTAGAGGGGGATCATACCTGTAACAACAGCCTAGTTAATCTAAGAACTATTGAGCCAGATACAATGTGAATTCTGGATGTTTTGATGCTTCAATTGGCTCTGTGCATGCATTCAAATGATTCAGCTGTGTTTCGGTATGTGCAGTACTGACTTGGCATGCAGGCATATCAAGATAGAGCACACCTTAGACACGTAACATTAGCCTTATAAAGTTTGGTCCTCAGATATTTATGCTTCTAAACTCATCCATGAGATGAGCATACACTAGTACATGTAAAGTAGGATCTTATGCTTTGCTACTAAGATTATTCCTGTTTCAGCCATGACTTGACATTAGCTCAACATACTGGATAGTGAGAGAGTAAACTTTACTGTCACAAACAGATAGAGGTAAAGTTTGTTGAGACAGATCTGGTAGTGCAAAATAGGTCTTCAGCAACAGCAATTGTGGAAAACGGCTGCCCTTTTTACATGCTTGCAATGACAGTGTGAAAGAAGGCTAACCggtatcagttttttttttttttttccccggGTTCTTCTTCAAGACTTAGTATTAACATTTAGTTTCACACATACCATTTATACTATAGAATTGACTTTTTGTCATGTTTAAGATGACATCTGTGATTCCTGTATTGATACTGGTACACAAAGTACTAGAGTAATCTGCGGTTACCGTTGTGCACATTACATGTAGGTTGGTGAGATCTGAAGATTCATGTTAGACATGATTTATATGCTACATGGCCAGATTCATTGGCAGTGTCATCTTGTTATTCATGGTAAACCCATGGATTTGATTTGGGAACCTGAGGCTGGTCAATCTCATAatctttttttcctctttttttttttttaattataataTGTCATAGTATACCTATTAACATAAAAAACCTTGCAATCATGTGAATTAGAAACTCTGCCCTTCTCTGTTTGGTTCATGGATTAGGAACAACTCTGCCACacctttttttatctttttattaatCTAACCCAACATAGTCCAGTCCAGTGCAATGAGTTTTATTGAATGGTGGCTTTGTGATATGGAGATCCATGGGTGAATTATACTGACAAGGGATTGGCAATCCCTAGTCAGTGGCAAATTAGGCTCCAGGAATTCATGAAAGCAGAATCCACAACTAGTTGCCAGTATTCAGTATCTGGATATAACTATTATTGTGTTTGAACCTCAAGTTCCTGTTCACCCCAAGTTCATGGGCACCTGTAATCAACATATAAGAAACAAGGTAATCCCAAGATTACATGTCATAAGGGAATGAGTCTAGGCAATCCCAAGAATCTGCTAAAGAACTCTCAACTAATTACATAAGGGAATGAGTCTAGGCAATCCCAAGAATCTGCTGAAGAACTCTCACACACATTCTGGGTTTAAGATTATTTTGTTAAATCGTCCGCTGTATTGCACTACCATTGCTACGCTTATGGTTCAAGACATGAGTTCATCCTCACCTTCAGTAACATTGTGGCGGGTGCTCATGGTATTGTGGTGGGTTGGCTTCCCTTGGCATCTTTGGTCTTGTTAAGAAGTTATTGGTGGCTGGGCTAGGGTTGCCCTGTGGTGGCAACCGGTGACTTCATGATCCATATCGGGGCGGGCCCCCAATGAATCTTCAGTAGGAATTTacgttgcttttattttaatttttactatgagaataaagaaaaaattgattaaTCGTTTTCTTATTGGAGATTGTGGCGGCTTTGGAGGCCTAATTTCTAATGGGTATGAGAAATTCCCGATAATTTTTTATTGGAGATTGAGGAGGGAATTAGGCAAAGAATGAATttgggatggtattgtgatcccatTCCCTAATCCTCCCCATTGTCATTAAGAAGATCATGGTGGCGGGTTTCTTGCTCTACTTCCTTATGGTGTGTTTCTGGTTTTGTCACTCTATAAGGGTGGTTCTTTTGCACCCTACTAATAGCGGGTTGGCTTCCCTTTGCATCCTTGGTCTTGTTATGATGTTGTTGGTGGTTGGGCTTGAGTTCTCTATGGCAATTGGTGACTTCACGAGTAGACTAGAATTTTCACTTTTAGATTTATTGTACTTTCCTATTTCCTAAAATACTTGCACAATTCCATCAATCAATACACCATTTTATGACTAAATGAatttatttgaaattgaaatatcaATGTCTTTCTAAATCGATGTCCCAAATTCCCAACAATTGCACTTAGTGAACCAAAcagaaaaaagtttttttttttttttttttaggggaagacAACAAACTTTATTAAGTGAAACTAAGGAGTACATGGAGTGATGCAAACACAtcgaaagaaagagataaaatatAATAAGATGCACAAGCGCATCTAATTTTGAAAAGTAACCAGGGTATGACTAAATGCCTTTCGGACATGATTAGAAGCCAAAAAGCCAAAAACTGCACTGAATATATCAATTCAGCAGCAAAACTGTAGTAGTAACCGTAACCAGGATCGTAACCGTAACTTGGGAGATACACCTCAAGAGAGTGAGGTGAGGCTCCCGAGAGGACGAAGGCGACCAAGGGTGTCAAAAACTTAGATGTTAGCAATCGAACTCTCAAGAACAAGAACCATGAAACCAAGTCTCgaacccaaaattgaactagagCTTGGATTAAGCAACAACAACCACCTGGGTCCCAAACACGAGCCCAAGAGTGTGTAGGCCTAGGGAAAGCCCACACACACCCTGAAAGGTCCAACATGTAGACCTAGGCCCACAGAGAAATACTATGGGCACCCAGACCACGTCGATCGGTTTCCCTAGCCCTTCGCCGGCACCACCCGGCCATTGCTGCCAGTACACCAGAGCATGAGGGCAAGGAACAGTCACCACTAGAGGAAACATAGGTGCGAAGGAAGAAAACGGCGCTCTGAAGACCACTATCCCAAATCAACCTTGCAACTCGGATCAGACCCCTATACCAACCAGATTCCTTCAGCCCCTGCGATCGGATGTCATCCCAACCTCCACCGTCACCGACTGCCACCATCAAGCCTACCCGGTCCCTATCGCATCCACTTCTCCATCCCTGCAAAAGAGACGAACTAGATCCAGGATCCCAAAATCGGATTTTCTCCCACAAACCCACTTTGGAGAAGCACCTCCTCTGGTGAGAATCCCTCGAGCAGACTCCCCATGAGCACTGCTGTATAGTTTAGAATGGCAGTCCATCAAGAACCGGGTGCCACAACCCAACGGTTGAACATAGGATACATACAACCTCAAGGAGGACGACAAACAGGCTTCACGAGGGGAATCATCGGAGGCCAAAGATCTTGACGAGCAAAACCCTAGAACTAGGGTTTGCCGCCGCCAGTAGAGAGAGAAGATAAGAGCTCTCATAAGTAAATAGAAAAAAGTTTCATTTTGCAAttcccttctttttttaatttttttatttttaaatcaaATAATAGATTTCATTAATcccaaggcccaaccgagacatatAATAATTTACACTTGCACCCTACATCAGTGGCCAACTAATTTAGAAATAACTAGTATCGTCCACTAGAACATTGATGCTCACTTATTTAGTAAGCCTATAAGATTATGACAAGTCCTCTCACACAAAATTATAACTTAAAATGAGAATCTCATTGCAAATGCACTCAATTGTGATACTCTAGAATTCTTTAACTAAATGTAAAAACACTGCATATAATGTAGGCTAAAAACTACCATAATCATTAGGCCTAAAACCCCCTGGGTAGCCCACTTCCATTTGGGACAACAATTAGGCTTGATAGACAAAACCCTAGCCCTAGCAAAGTCAACCACCCAGAAAGCCCAAGCATGAGCAGCAACATCTAGCAAATCATCGACCATAGTCTGGTGGCCTAAACCACCTACAAACCATCATCACCAATGTAAATCTAATGATACTCATCTCCCCATAGTTGTAGTAATGTACCTCCACTGCACAACACTGCCATCATAGTACCAAGGAGTTTTGAACAAGACCAGTCCAGCAAGCTTCCAAACATAAAAAGTGGTCTAAACCAGATCATTGAAAGAGAACCTTCTCCATCTTGACACCATCCTAGAAGCTTCATAAAAGTAGAACCTAAGCCAATTGTCACTAAACCTGGTCCGAACCAGGCTAGTAAATGCATAACTGCACACAGACTTGTCCTTCTCCAATCATATAACATCACCGGGTCTTTGTGCCCACCCTTGATGCTCACTAGAGGgatctaagagcaactccaaaaacttctccatattttaatttaggacaaaatactgtttactccctatacttatagggtctcgacgtttcaatccctgacgtttcaatttcacctaaaaagtccctgaactttccaatttcaccaaaaaagtCTCTGtcgtcaattttccgttaaaaagtctgttatcttgctgacgtgacaCTATTTCaatagtaaaatgactattttaccctttcttacccaaaaaaaaaaacaaaaacaaaaatttactatcttttctcttttttcttttttaactcttttttctctatttttttaatttattctttgtttttttttcctactctattttttaactctcttttctctttttttttattcgttctctcttttttttaaccctcttttctctctttttttaatttgttctctttttttccctactcttttttctctttttctctttttttttttcaaacttttttcctctttttttatttgttctctcttttgttttattattattattattatttctttctcttttctgttgacctcttcttcctcttcctcctctctgctcttctgccttcttttcctcctccctgatcgcagctccagttttcggcgagcatcaccacctctcctaatcaccgtTGGCGTGCCCGCCACTTCAAGCAAGTGCTGGCcattccaccatccatccatcatccccgtgatgccagcaagcatcaccacctctcctaatcacccctctccatacagcggttccaaaccaaatcggagcacacccaaatcaaatcaattcaccttccacctccctttcttcggtgccaaaactgttcaaacatttctctctaaaggaaaactcaaatatcttatcctcttcgAAATCTCTATTAgctcatcatctcagcaaaccaacaccaaagaaaCGTTATTAACGTCGAGACTTCTGATATAGCTCCGACACCACGAAGGGGCCGGAATCTGAAGGGAAGAGAACCCGACTATTCCAGTTTCCAGGCGTgggccgaaaactggagctgcgatcagggaggaggaaaagaaggccgaagagcagagaggaggaagaggaagaagaggtaaatagaaaagagaaagaaatatatataaaagaaaagagagaaccaataaaaaaaaagagaaaagagggttaaaaaaaaagtgagaacaaattaaaaaaaaaagagaaaagagagtttaaaaaaaaaaaaaaaaagagagttaaaaaaaaaagagaacaaattaaaaagaaaagagagtaaaaaaaaaaaagagtaggaaaaaaaacagagatcaaattaaaaaatatagaaaaaaagtttaaaaaagtaggaataaaaaagaacaaattaaaaaaatagagaaaaagagaagagagtttttttttttggggtcagtaagggtaaaatagtcattttactgttgaaatagtgccacgtcagcaagataacggactttttaacggaaaattaACGGCAGGGacttttttggtgaaattggaaagttcagggactttttaggtgaaattgaaacgtcagggactgaaacgtcgagaccatataagtatagggagtaaacagtattttgttctttaatttttctctattttagagaaaaatgAGCATCTTTTCctctaacagattccctataactatccccatgttagggatagtgaggaaagagaaaatcaaatttcctaaatttacagtaatctctaaaattttgaggaagaattaaagagattttagagattgctgtaaaatagggaatctattAGAGTTGGACAAGAAAAATAGGGAatatgttggagttgctctaatatCATCAAATAGTGGAGACGCTACtagagaaggcttgaagatccATATGGCAGGGAAACCATCCCGAGAATTCTATGTGAAGGCCAAAGTCTTCTTGTGTGCTTTGCCTTGCATTGGCCAATTCAATTGTAGAGGATGAGATTGCTACCATCTTAGAGGATCGGCTTTGAAGTCCTAACCTATAACGGTTAGGGTTTGTGAAGTGCAGCTGAGCtctcattattattttttaattgtttacAATTCCCTTCTTTGAATAAGAAAGGAACTATATATACTAGTCTTATCACAGTAATATACTAAccttaaacaaaaaatattaaataaaaaaaaaattaagatataCATGGCCCTTCTAATaaatgatatatatttttttaatattggaATACTTGTCGGTATCTCGatcatttagtttttaggtttGCATGAGTAGATcggttttgcaaattttcagctaaatcaAATCGTTAAAGCATCCATAATTGTCATTTATCATTATCAACAAGAACTgtttaggttggacagattttgGTACGTCCATTGTAATGATCAAGTTGAGTACCgtaacgattttcaatttggtcaCAACTTTACCAAAGTGATTTACTCATGGAGACCAAAAatactgaacggttgagatatcGAGATGTACAATTGAAATGACCAGAAAAATGAATCCCTTACTAGATAGAAGGActgttacacacacacacacatcctaTCCAGAATGAGGCCTCACtatgaaattaacttgtgaGGTTGAAGTTTAGGATCACTTTTTGATCTCATATCCTcatcttgaccgttcaatttttaggtactaatgtatagatcatctttgcaaatttttagccagatcatctttgcaaatttttagccaattagatgatctttaaggtatctaactcacttaaaccaatggacgaactgaatctgtctacCCTGAATCGTACTagttttaaggcagttatcaatgccttaacgaccatcaatttggctgaaattttacagaaatgatctatacattagtacttaaaaactgaatggtcgagatatgaatatgagaccgaaaagtgaccttaaactccaacctcacacgttaatttcagattgaggcctcactctggataggatatgtgtgtgtgtgtgtgtgtgtgtgtgtgtgtatggattaaatactcgttactcctcatacttttccctgaaaaacagtttggtccatcgccttttaaattaaactaaatagtcctt belongs to Rosa chinensis cultivar Old Blush chromosome 4, RchiOBHm-V2, whole genome shotgun sequence and includes:
- the LOC112196120 gene encoding small EDRK-rich factor 2-like isoform X1 codes for the protein MTRGNQREKDRERAQARGGKGSKNKDDGLTPEQRRERDAKALQEKLAKKADKGAGAAGANSSSGGKSK
- the LOC112196120 gene encoding small EDRK-rich factor 2-like isoform X2 translates to MTRGNQREKDRERAQARGGKGSKNKDDGLTPEQRRERDAKALQEKLAKKADKGAGAAGANSSSGGKSK